Part of the Calypte anna isolate BGI_N300 chromosome 21, bCalAnn1_v1.p, whole genome shotgun sequence genome is shown below.
AATATTGTTtcactcagaaaataaaactcattgTTAAGTGTCTTAAGTCTTTTTGTGGATTTGTAGGTGAGACAACTTCTTGGGACTTGGGTACCTAGTTAAGCACCATAAAAATGGAAGGGTGCTCTGTATTGTGGGAAAATCTCTGGTTGTAATTGTATGAAGATGAAAAAGttgcaaatgaaaatttaattccATTAAATATAAAACAGGCCAAACCCACAGAGGATCCTGTCACTGGTGCAAAGCTGTTTTAGTGGTAGTATAAATACCTTGTGGAAAGCAGGTGGACAAACAAGTAGATCTCTCAGATAGGTGTGGATTAACCAGCTTTTATCTGCCAAGGATGTCCATGCACTTCCTTCTGATTTCCTTagggacaggctggagagctaTCAGCTGGGGTTTGTTGTAAAACTGATGATTTTTgcagtagaaaaatatttcagctgtgcTTCAAATAACCAACCCCAAACAATGACTTGTGATTTGGTTCCTTCATACAGTCTGCTGCTGTGAAAGACATTCTGAAGGaccaggaaagcagaaagggcCTGATTGCTGCTATATGTGCAGGTGGGTTAACAAGATGTCTTGCTTTGTAAAGCATGTGAATATTTTGAAGGGGCATGCACACAGTTTCTTGGTTTAGAAATTTGTGTTGTAATTTAGTAGCAGGGTTTTTTAATCTACACACACCTGTCAAGATTTGAATTGTTTGTAAAtgtaatagaatcatagaatcataggattggctgggttggaagggacctcagagatcatcaagtccaacccttgatccactccccccgtggttcccagcccatggcactcagtgccacatccaggctctttggaaatctctccagacacggagaatccactacttccctgggcagcccattccaatgcctgatcaccctctccagaaagaaattctttctcatctccaacctaaacctcccctggcacaacttgagaccctgccctcttgtcttgctgagagttgcctgggaaaagagcccaaccccccctggctccagcctcctttcagggagttgcagagagtgatgaggtctcccctgagcctcctcttctccagcctcaacacccccagctccctcagcccttcctcacagcaattctgctggatcccttcacagcctccttgctcttctctggacctgctccagcacctcaatctccttcctgagctgaggggcccagaactggacacaggactcaagctgtggcctccccagagctgagcacaggggcagaatcccttccctggacctgctggccacgctgttcctgagccagcccaggatgccattggccttcttggccacctgggcacactgctggctcatgttcagcttcctggcaatccagactcccagctccctttctgccactctgtgtccagcctggagctccccatggggttgttgtggccaaagtgcaggacccggcacttggaatgttgaacctcatcccattggaatcagcccaactctccagtctgtccaggtccctctgcagagccctcctgccttccagctgaaataGCAGAGGACTGTCTGAAATACTGTGAACACTTCCCCTGCAGCAAGTTCTGCATGGGACTCAGTCCTTCCCAATCAGTTTTGTTaactgtctttaaaataaaaagtgaaaggtAACATGCTAGGAGTTTTTAATAcaacatctttgctttttttggtgaTCTTTGTGTGAGATAAAGGTGACATCAGTTTTATAAAAAGTAACCTCCCCACAGAGAGCTTTGGCCTCTGTGCCTGAACATGGGTTCTTAAAAGTGCTTGTAGCAGAAAACAGTTTCCTCAGTGGTGTAACTTTGTGTCCTCACAGGTCCTACTGCCCTTCTGGCACATCAGATAGGGTTTGGAAGCAAAGTCACAACACATCCTTTGGCCAAAGATAAAATGATGAATGGAGGTATGTAATCACTGCTCTGAGTTTCTTTCTAAACCCTtctcagaatgattttttttttagccaaacccttgatttaaagaaaaaacagcttttgtaTCTTACTTTGTGTCTCTGAATTTCAGTAATACTTTCCTGAATAATCAAAATTCAACTGAATATGCTAAGACTCTATTTCTTAGTTTGTTTAGCCTGAAAAGAAAGGGCTGTATTGACATTTTCATCCATGAAGAAAATATGCTGCTGCTGTAGTGCTAGGACAACTTTTCCCCTTATCCTCCTGAGGCTGAGACATCTCTTGTCCTTTTGATTCTTTGCCTTAGTGGTTCCAACATCAAACCCCAGCAGCACCTTTCCTGCTCTCCCATGAGTGGTGCTTTGGTGCTGTGAGCAGCTGATGGGTCCACATTTCTCTGTCAGACCTAAAGGAAGTGATGGTCATTCTGTGaacacagaatcatggaatcacagaatcatctgggttggaaaggacctctgggattagcaactccaacccttgatctactgccactgtggtttccagcccatggcactcagtgccacattcagtcccttcttaaaaacctccagggatggagaatccaccccctccctgggcagcccatccaatgcctgatcaccttctctggaaagaattttttcctaatatccaacctaaaatTTTCCTAATAATTTAACTATAACTTCCTAAAtaattttcctaatatccaacctaaccctcccctggcagagctcaggacTATAACACCAGACATAACCAAGTCTGAAAgtgagcaggaggtggcagggtTCCTCTAGTTTCATGTGCATGCATTTGGAAAGAAGAACATTGTGAGCAGCTGCACAGGAACAGTCTTAACTTCCAAAAGTGACCTCACAGGAACTGACAGGAACAGCGAGTGCTCCTTGATGAGCTCCTAGAACCAGAGGGGCATTCCCATTCCATATGAATacccttttcctccctgaagACTTCAGGCAGTGATGAACCTCTTGGTTTCTGACTGGCTCCACAGAGCCTGAGGTGGGGCAGGACCCACACAGATGGTTGAGGTGCCCTCTGTGGAGCCAGAGCCCCCACTCTGCAGGTGCTGCAGCCTTCAAGCAGCTGTGCCCTGAgacaggcagggctgtgggcaCTGTGCTGCAGACTGACTCTCTCTCTGTTGTGTGTCCCCCCCAAGCACACTACAGCTACTCCGAGAACCGTGTGGAGAAAGATGGGAACATCCTCACCAGCCGTGGCCCTGGGACCAGCTTTGAGTTTGGTTTGGCCATTGTTGAAACACTGATGGGGAAGGAAGTGGCTGAACAGGTGAAGGCACCCCTAGTACTGTGAAATTCTGGTGTGGGACAAGGGTTAGGGCAATTCTGGATGGAGAGTCTTGTCCTTTGTAAAATAACTGCAAGATGCACTGTTGTAAATGCAATTTAATTGTGGGTGAAATGAGCAACTGTACACCTAAAGTAGGATACCTTGACAAACCATTGGTCtttatttctgggaaaaaagaTCCTTTTAGAAAAAAGCTTCATCACGAAAAATCAGCCAGCATCTAAGACTCTCAGCTCTTGGTTGGCACTTAAAAAACACATGAGAAAATGTTTGCTGAGTAAATAAAACTGAGGCAACTCTGCTTGTGTGgtttttctttgtctgttttctCTCAACCCAGACGTGAAACGTTTTTACCCCTATGGTTAAAATATGCATCATTAAGAACAACTTCTGCTTCCATAGTTCTGAAGTATGAGCTGCAACAAGAATGTCAAGCACTGGAGCAAGCTCTCTAGGGAAGTGATCATGGCCCAAACCTGCTGATGttcaaaaagtattttaacaATGCTCTTAGATACAGGGTTTAACTTTTACTTGTGCAGAGTTAGGAGTTAGACTTGATGACACTCATGGATCTCTTCCAACTCAGGATATTCTGTGATCCTACAACATATATTAATTAACTTTTAACTTAAAATTCATTGAAACAATATTTAGTTTCCTGTATACAAACAAGGCAAATAACTACCACTAATTCTAAGACAGCATGGGATAATATTAAAAGGGGGAATATTCTCTCCCCTGTCAAGCACCCTGGAGTTTCTGTAGCCAGCAGGTTGTCTGTGATACCTTTGGAATTTGTCTTCTACCTTAAATGATTGCAGATCCATTGGGCTATGTAGCCAGCTAATATTCAGCATAAAGCAGAAGTTTGGACCTGGTAGCTCCTCCCCAGTATCAATATTTGCTTCTGCTTCCTGTAGACTGGAGCTTGGCACAAGCTTGGCTTAAAGTGGCCATGTGTCAGTTTAGAGGAGTTGCTGGACAGTTCTCTGGAGGAAGTGGTGAAGCTGTATCCCCAGGAGAATTATGAATTTGGGATCAATTTTTTGTCgttgttacctttttttttttttttttaccaaataacTGCTGTCATTAGTTCTGTCAGCAGTCACCTACAAGATGGCATCTCACTGGGCTGTGAAATTGCCACAGTATTTGAAGACCTGGTTCTGCATACATCTAAGTGCACTGTCTGCAGTTTGGAAAATTACTGCATGGATGCCTTTGTGATTGCTTATTTTAATGGGAAACAAGCTCAATTACTGTGTTTTGGTAATGAAATACAGAGGTGCTTTTGCAAATGTAGAATTAAGAAATGTCTCTGCATTGTTAGAATCTACTGGAAGAACTGCTTTAGCTGTATATTCCACCTCTAATTTGTTTAGGAAATCTTTCATATGCTTCTCTAGCTTTGAAATGTGCTCAAGATATGCAGAAATTTGTAATCTGTATTAGATTGGGCATGTTTGTTCATTAAATCTGCATGTCTAACTGGTATTGCCATGCAGATGTAAACCAAGTGATGGAAAGATCCTTTGTCCTAGAATCTGGAATAATCACTTGGTTTGTAAATGGGCATGATTCAGAATACAGGAAAAGCTGTGCATTTCTGGGCTGGAGCACTGCATTATATaacatgagaaggaaaatatttccatgctTGTATTATATTCAGGCTTCCTGAAGTCTTTTCATATAAGGCACTAATGAAGCAGTCAGTAATTTAAttagacatttttcttctttattctaAGGCTGAGAGAGTTCAGTTTACAGAAATGAGGTATTCATTGTGTACATTTGGGTTTTCCCACTCTTATTAAAGTAGTAACAGGAAAAGCACTTAGTAAAATAAGCCTAGAGCCCATTAATGTATCTGGTTAACTTGCATATTCTTTCATTGCATTCAGCAAAAAGGAGTTGGTTAATGAAATGTGGTAATGCTGCTTGCATCACAGATTCCTTCATAAAGCTGACCCTGTTCTCAACCTTTTACATTGCAGATGTCCAACAAATCTGAATTTCCATGGTTCTCTGTTTCTGCCAAGGTGTCATTAACTCACTCCTGAAGTTAGGGGAGCTGTAGCAACTAAAATTATGCTGATTTTCCTTTTAGGGTAAGTGCTAAGAAGGAATTTGCTgatctgagaaaaaaaggcCTTCCAGTTtgtgaaaatgcttttttcttctctccatctctGTTTAATAGAGAGGTTCTCTAGCAGTTACAATCTCTTCTCCTAAAACCCCcttcatctgctgctgaaagATGAAATGTACTTTTCTGATGAGTGCCAGAAACTTTGTGCCCTTTTATTATTAGCAAGATTTAGGTTTTGAGCCAGTGGTAACAAGAGCTTTGCTGTCACAGAACTTAGTTTTAAATGAGGGGAGTGCATCCCCTCTTTAGCTCTCACTTCATGTTCTGTTCCCTGACAGCTGGAGGGTTTGGTGGGGTTGTGTTTTCTTGCTGAGAAAGTAGTCAGCATCTGCTGTATTCCTTGTATCACCTCTCAAGGatattttgggttggttttttttctcttgattctGGTTGTTTGTAGGCTTGAAAGTGAGCTCTTAGTGAAGTGAGAAGTGTTGTAGGCATGTACACCAGTGCAGTGAAACTTGCAGTGCtggaaaatacttcagaatGAAGGAACTTCAAAATGAAGAAGCAGCTCTAAACTAGAAGAAAAGACAGGATGTGGAGAGTGAGCAATCTGCCTTTGCTGCAGgaaaatttctttccaaaaagggaaaagcaagtgCATGGCACAGTACCCTAGGCAGGCACAAATCCTAGCTTGAGAATACATccctctgagcagcacaggaaggatgctcttctggagaaagaaaagtattaCTTTTCAAACAGGCAGAGGCAAACACAACCCTAACGGATGCAAAACAGCCTCCACATTGGTACTTGGAGCTGTAGAAGTACAGAAGGGAACATGTTTCATCCAGTAATTACAAGCTTTTGACAGCTCCCTAGCCATGTGGAATATGCATCCTAGTTGGTATGACCTAACTACAAGGTGTGAAACCCACAGTGACTGTCAGAGCAAAGAATGGTTACTTAATGGgggtattttgtttgttctttcaaCAAAAAGGTGGATAGTGATATAAGCAAGGATCCCAAAATGATAAACGATAGAGAGCTGTCATCCCAGCTGCCTGGATGACACATGGGTTGGAAAGATAGGAACATAGCAAGGAAGTAGGGAAGTGCCAACTACAGAAAGAATTATCAGGACTGTATCTGTACCATCAATCCATGCTCACATgctcctccagaaaaaaaggattcaCTGCTGCTACATGGAGACTACATTTTAGTAGGATATGGGATGCAGTGAAAACTAAGCAACAAAACACTGAATGGATTAATAAGTCGTTGCCTAAATTTATAGATAATATTTTAGCTTGTTTAGAATGTCTGTAGGCAGAATGTCCTACTGAAATGCAgtatgaaaaaaagcaaaatacatccAGTGAAAGCCAAGCAGGCCCCAGCACAGATGTGCTACCTGCTCCCCAGGCTGGCAGCTTCCTCTGCTAACATTTCCTAGCTCTGAACTTTAATGGagattctgtttttcttgcagcacagcaggaagtTAAAaggttgtcctggtttgggccagggtaaaactaattttgtttcttgtaaTTTGACTTCTTGCTAAGTCTGTTCCAAGTAGCTGTGCTTCCAGGTAAGAACAGCAAAAAGGGAGAGGACATGTCTGCTGGAATAATTTATCTGGTCAACCTCTTCCTGCCATCTCAAGAAGCTTTCAGGGAGGGGGATAGGAATGGATCCAGAGGACTTTAACAAGTGGATCAGTAGCTAGGGGACTGGGTTGTCTTTTTCTGGCAGCACTTTGGGAAACAGAGCTAACACAGGTGATAGGCTTCAGAGGCAGGTTCAGACTTGTAAAACTTCCATCTTATTTTTCTGGTAACTGTTCCTGTGTATTGTCAAGATGTGCTGAGGACTCCACTGGGTGGCACAGCAGTCCAGTTTACAGTGCTCTGTGTGGCTCTAGAGCTTTGGTGCTTTCTACAAAACTTCTGTGTGCCAGAAGGTGCCACTGATTGAGCTTCAGTGAAGCACTGAGAGAAGTACTCAGGcttcttcttcttttgcctGACTTTGTTGAAAAACTTGTAAGTATACCCTCTGtagaaatgtaaataattcCTCCCTATGTAGGGTTTATGGCTTTTCAAGTCTTGTAGATATTTATGTACCTTCAACAGTTTTGTTCAAGGTTATTCAAGGTAGAGGGAGGAAGAAGTAAAGTTCTCTGAGGATCTCATGCAAACACTCCTATCTTAAAGTATGGACTTCTGTCTGGAGAGAGATGTGTAACACTGCTGACACTGAcattttcctcagctgctgaagTTTCCCTGCAGGATTAGGAACATGATGATGTACTAAGAAATGTGAGAGCTGCTGTCAGGCTCCGAAGATGGCACATGgtggcactgcctgcagccatATCCATTCCTGGGAAAGCAGGGAGGCTGTGGCAGTGACAGAGTTCAGCCTGTGCACAGCCAACCCCCTGGCCTCCCACCTGCCTTAAACCATTTAACTTGAAGGGAGGAGCTTACCAGCTCATCCTCCCTTTTGTCTTCAGGACCCCCTTACAGTTCTCAATTGCTTAAACTGTAAGGGGGATGCAGGAAAACTTTTCTTGAATAACTTTTCAACACAAGAGATGACAAATTGAGCCACAAAGTGCAATCTAATATGACTGGAGTCTCTGGTTTCCTCTGGACCTTGTGTAACAGCCTGGGAATGACAACACAGAGATTGCAAGGCAGGGAGTAACCTTGCAAAGGTCCAGTTGCTCTTTGCTTGTGTCTTCCTTGCACTTTGCCTTTCACACTGGGTCCTAGTGGGAAACCCTGGAGCTGGTGAAGCTCCGTGAGAGTTTTGCACTTTAAAAGTGCAAAATGGATGAAGCTGGTTGGCAGCTGGGCACTCAGTGGTGCTGACCCCACCCTCAACCTTGTCAGCATAATTAACACCTTAACAAAAGTTAAGTATTTAAGGTAGCAGGAAGATGGTTCTGACCTGGGTGGGTGGCAGCAGTGGCTCATTCTTCTGGAGAGACCCTGAGGCTGTGTGGAGGATTTTACCCTGATCCTTGTAGGATTTTATCCTGATGACTTCATGTGCAGTGGTGAGCATCCTTGAGCAGCTtcaggggggtggtggtggggcaTGGCTTCTCCAGTGTTTTATGGCagtattatttacatttttcttcctgtgtggCTTTCATATGGTAACAATTCATGGGCAAGAGTTTGAATCTTCAGCAAGAAggttttaaaacacagaaacatcTCTTCCTCTGAATCACTTTGTAAGGAAATAAATAGCAGTGATGGTTCCCCTGTTTCAGTGGCATGCCACGAAAAAATTTGGAATACCTAACACCTTTTCCAAAATTAACCACAACAGGGATCAAGGTGCACAccaatatataaataatatagcAACAATCTATGAGCAATCATGGGTGTGGCTTCCATAtatgattcagaaaaaaataacgAGCTGTGTGGATGAAAATAGGCATTTGGGTGGGGATTATGCAAGGCCTGAATTACAATGCAGGATGGGTGGGGATAACACCTCTTTCAGTTTACAAAGGCTAATCACAAGCTCAGCAGCCAGAAACCTCTGCACTGCTATTTAACAAATATTACTAAGTATAATTAAGCTTTGTATGCTAGATTTTCAGTGCTAAGgagctaaaagaaaacaaaacaaaaagccacgTTTTCAGTTTCATATGAACATAACCTGCTTTAGAAAGcaagctgtaaagaaaaaaaaacattaggctaccttaaaaaaattaaaagtttagCTCAGGAAGTGCAGCTTTAGTAAAGCAACAACTGTGTCTGTTGCAGTCTGGGAGTGAATGGAAAATAGTGACGACAATgataagtaattttaaatgacTGCAGAATTTAATTATGTTGTCAATCAGCATACTTCCAAGtcaggtttattttctgttttgatttatCTTTTATGATGCAAGACAAACTGACAATCAAGAAGCTTTCAAAGGACCTCCCACTAGAGCTCTGTGTTATTCCCTGCCATTATCTAAGAGCAATTTCATGTGGTGAAGTTAAGCTAAAAcgtttttttaaattagcagGTACTAACACAGCCTCTTCCTTTCAGGGAAAGGTATAAATATGGAGGGAAACTTCCTGTCCTTTAGTTTCCACCTAAACTCAGCTCCTCTGGGTTAATTTGTTGGTCTGAAAGTCACCAACTGCAGGTGTTTCACTAGCATCAGAGCAGCCAAGCAGCACTAGGCAATACTTAAGCTTAACACAGAGCAGATGTGCAGATGTTTCCAGCTCACACTGGttttgaatttgcttttttttgtggaatTGACAGTTCTGAGCTTGGGGGAGTTCACCCCCCCAGCCcttttcaccagctttgctggCAGCCACATCTCCCTGAAGTCTGTTCTGTTATCATGGGTTCACTCTAGGTCtgaatcctagaattggctgggttggaagggacctcagagatcatcaagtccaacccttgatccactccccccgtggttcccagcccatggcactcagtgccacatccaggctctttggaaagatctccagacacggagaatccactacttccctgggcagcccattccaatgcctgatcaccctctccagaaagaaattctttctcatctccaacctaaacctcccctggcacaacttgagaccctgccctcttgtcttgctgagagttgcctgggaaaagagcccaacccccccctggctccaacctcctttcagggagttggagagagtgatgaggtctcccctgagcctcctcttctccagcctcaacacccccagctccctcagcctctcctcatagggtctgtgctggatcccttcaccagcccagttgcctcctttggacctggtccagcacctcaatctccttcctgagctgaggggcccagaactggacacaggactaCCCTTCTGTAGAGTGTTGTGGTCCCTTTGCTGTCTCCTGGGACCTGTGCTCCTCAGTACCATGGCTGGGGGGGGCCCAAGAGGCAAGAATGATTGGTGGGGGAAGGTGAGCAGGATGTCTAGCCCACTTCTTGAGCTGAGAAACTATGGGAAGCATTGCCTCAAATGCTCATCTTGCTTCCCTGCTTTAACTCCAATTCCTTGATTTTTCAGCCTTCTGTGTATGAAGCTTTAACTGCTTTGAAGTATGATTATTCCAGTCAAATCTCTCTGGCAAGGGGCTTCCTCCTCAGAGACAAGCTATCAGGCCTTGCCCAGGTGAGGCCAAGCTCTAAATATTCAAATGTGATCAGGCTCTTGCAAAAGCTTGTTGTGTCCTAACAAGTCTTATCATGTGTCAGGGGATGAGCAGAGAAATGTCTTCTGGCCAGAACTTGCAAAGCTTCCCCACAGCTTTCCAGCCTTAATTACTCActtggaaaacagaagagtATTTTGCATCATGCAAACTTTGTCCCCCAAAGCACAGGAGTCTTGTGTCTAAGGAAATACAAGTGAGACTTCAGCTGTCTTGGGCAGTGACCCACGTTACATCACCCAGAAAGAGCCACTGAGCTGTGGACCAAGACTTCTCTGAAACTTTcctgctttggatttttttaagggaaaacaGCCAAGTTGTTCAAATACTGTAAGATGTAAATGACTTTCTTCATACTGAAAAGGCATGAGACCTGCTGGAATGTCTTGCTTGTAGCCAGGCAGTTCCAGATACTATTTTTGATTCAGGTTCAGTCTGTTTGACTTAAGTAATAGTTGCACTCAAAATTCATCATTTAACTTCTGGAGTGGGACTTAACATTGTGAAAGAGCTTGGCTACAgattacagaatattttttaatactcaGGACTGAGTAGACAGCACTTTCAGAGGTATGTTGAGTCTTTTTCTAGGAGAAAAACTATAATGGAGAGTAGGTTAAGTCTTACACTTTCTTGGTATTTCAGCAAATATTATGTAATGCCACTCAAAAGCACAAGTCCTTAAAGCATTTCAGcactaaaatagaaaaatagaagtaGTCTTATTCTGAGGAAGTAAAAGCATTAGCACGAAAGGTTTTAGCCCAGTGACTGGGGAACTTCCATTGCTACCAGAAGTGGAAATGTGTGCCAGGGTGTGGTGCTGGGGGAATTGGAACAAATACCCCATTAGAAGCCTTTCTGGCTTGCCTTGTGCAAATCCTGTGCAATAGCATCAGGCTGGGGTGAAGTATTAGGACAGAAAGATTATTCCCTAATTGTATTCACGGAAAGGATGAGAGCTGGCAGCAAGGTGCAATTGCTCAGCCTTGCAGCTTTATTTAATCCAAATGCCTCAGACATCCAGTAACACAGAATGCCTGGGATGGCCTCCCTGTTAACAGGGGTTAAGTTCTCAGGGTGTCCCTTAATGTGCCATTCTCCCAGACTCTTCAAGCCAAACCATTCCCACTGAGAGCAGGGAGGATGCTTACTCTCAGGTATCTGCATGGggaagctgcttttttcctctccaagagAGGCTTTGCTACTCATTTTGAGAGTAATTGCTCTGAAGGGCTGAACTGAGACCTGAAGCCTTGGGGAATTCAAGTGCTAAAGGGGCAAAGAGCAGTCTGTTCATCCACATGAACTAAAAAAAGGGTGTTTGAAATACCAGGAATGGAGTGGGACCCAAAAGTGAAAGCTGGAAGAGATCTGCAGGGCAGTTGCTTTAGGCTGAGATGAGAGCTGCCAAGATTCT
Proteins encoded:
- the PARK7 gene encoding protein/nucleic acid deglycase DJ-1 encodes the protein MASKRALVILAKGAEEMETVIPTDVMRRAGIKVTVAGLTGKEPVQCSRDVFICPDASLEDARKEGPYDVVVLPGGNLGAQNLSESAAVKDILKDQESRKGLIAAICAGPTALLAHQIGFGSKVTTHPLAKDKMMNGAHYSYSENRVEKDGNILTSRGPGTSFEFGLAIVETLMGKEVAEQVKAPLVL